From the genome of Vicia villosa cultivar HV-30 ecotype Madison, WI linkage group LG2, Vvil1.0, whole genome shotgun sequence, one region includes:
- the LOC131646092 gene encoding protein BIG GRAIN 1-like E — MSLAGLIIDQEMNHNKKSFHRRNDSGELDVFEASRYFSGYNEVIGYTNNSTCTQKVIREERNGHRGRISLDMPMRTLLPQQFNGVDQKQIKDKKHTKQPSSPGGRLASFLNSLFNQSTSKKKKSKSSSQSMKDEDESPGGRRMRRSSISHFRSSSTADSKSIYSSLSSGFRTPPYVNTPTKGCKEFKTLSEQNQAAKTNFNGHVRPSSTTLQNELGWDDKKRRNSALLGDNYKQLVDKKFYEEEKRELSKFNDFDDGAESDSSSDLFELQNYDLCHNSSGLPVYETTNMDNIKRGSTISNSSH, encoded by the coding sequence ATGTCCCTAGCAGGACTTATTATAGACCAAGAAATGAATCACAACAAGAAATCATTCCACAGACGAAACGATTCCGGTGAGCTCGATGTGTTTGAAGCATCAAGATACTTCTCAGGGTACAACGAAGTTATTGGATACACTAATAACTCTACTTGCACACAGAAAGTGATAAGAGAAGAAAGGAATGGACACAGAGGAAGAATAAGCTTAGACATGCCAATGAGAACCTTGCTTCCTCAACAATTTAACGGTGTCGATCAGAAACAAATAAAAGACAAGAAACACACCAAACAACCTAGCTCACCGGGCGGTAGACTCGCGAGTTTCTTGAATTCTCTCTTCAATCAATcaacatcaaagaagaagaaATCGAAATCAAGTTCACAGTCCATGAAAGACGAAGACGAGAGTCCCGGTGGAAGAAGAATGCGAAGAAGCAGCATTAGCCATTTCAGAAGCTCGAGTACCGCAGATTCAAAATCCATTTACTCTTCTTTGAGTAGTGGTTTTAGAACTCCTCCTTATGTAAACACTCCAACAAAAGGATGCAAGGAATTCAAAACGTTGTCGGAACAAAATCAGGCCGCGAAAACAAACTTCAACGGACATGTAAGACCATCATCAACCACTTTGCAAAATGAGTTGGGTTGGGATGATAAGAAAAGGAGAAACTCAGCTTTGTTGGGTGATAACTACAAACAGTTGGTGGACAAAAAATTCtatgaagaagaaaaaagggAACTTAGCaaattcaatgattttgatgatggtgCAGAAAGTGATTCAAGTTCTGATCTGTTTGAATTGCAAAACTATGATTTGTGTCACAATTCAAGTGGTTTACCTGTCTATGAAACTACCAACATGGATAATATCAAGAGAGGGTCAACAATTTCCAATAGCTCTCATTGA